Within Vigna unguiculata cultivar IT97K-499-35 chromosome 2, ASM411807v1, whole genome shotgun sequence, the genomic segment actttcaaaatatatagaaaccgGCTTCTGAGAGCACggtttcattttttgaaaaagaaaaaaaagaaaccggTAGAGGACGACTTCAtctttaatgtcgtcctccaccacgacgacttgaccctattttgcaaaaaaaattcaacggacctatttttacaaattcttAGTCAAAGTGACCTCTTTTTACAAAAAAGCCTCAGATGGATGTTCCATAGACACTTCAATAATCAAGTCAATAattcgttatatatatatatatatatatatatatatatatatatatatatatatatatatatatatatattttggcaTGTTTATCGTTATTTCTTATGTTCATTGTTAATCTGATGTTCATCCTGGAGTCTTGTTTTGTCACGAGGAATGTGGCAGTAGGAAGTTACTACAAGTTTTCTAgtacattaattatatataccaCGTTAAGTTAAAGAGATAAAATATTAAGTGATGCAATAAAGAGAAGGGAACGAaatatgagtgaaaaagaaagaaagagtaaTGACTGATAAGCGTTTTCTTATTAATTCGCGTGAATACCATAACAACTCCAATTATAATATTGTCATTTAGCGAGTAATTCTCATCTCTGTTTCACGTAAACATATAACTTGTGCATCAAGAACAACATCATGACATAACCTATAATAGTTAAATCTAAACTCAAATGCGGATTTCtggaaaagaaacaaaaacaaagtaaaactCGAGAGTTCGCGTGAAATACATATACAGTTTCCTCAGGACTTCTCTATTCATTTCAACGCTAGAGTTGCTTTCTAGTTTCCAAACAGCCATGGAAAATGTATCTTCTCCCGAAATTCCGGTTTCAAAAGACGAGAATTTCATTACGGTTCTTAGCATTGACGGTGGTGGTATCCGAGGAATCATTCCCGGTGTTCTTCTTGCCTACCTTGAATCTCAACTTCAGGTTAACATACAGAAAAGCAAATTGCACTGATCCAGTGTTTAATTTTTGAGTTATTAGATTCTAATGCTTCTGAATGTAGGAGTTAGACGGTGAGGATGCAAGACTTGCAGATTATTTTGACGTGATTGCTGGTACAAGTACAGGGGGTCTTGTTGCTGCCATGTTAACAGCTCCCAATCCAAATGCCAATAAGCGCCCTTTATTTTCTGCCAAAGAAATTGTTCCATTTTACCTCCAAAAGTCTCCACAAATTTTCCCTCACACCAGGTCCAATAATATATACAGTAATATTACTCTTatcacatacacacacacacacacacacatatatatatatatatatatatatatatatatatatatatatatatatatatatgtattcgTTGACACTGCATTGTAGATATATgctatatgtatatatatatatatatatatatatatatatatatatatatatatatatatagttcatAACCAAATACGGTATATATCCTTTGGTTATACTCTTTCGTATTTCACGTGCATGCAGAGGAGTATTTGGCTGGCTGAAGAACATAGCGAAAACATTGACGGGGCCTAAGTACGATGGGAAGTATCTGCATGAGTTGATAAGAAAGAAGTTAGGGGACACAAAGTTGCACCAGACCTTGACGAACGTTGTTATTCCCACTTTTGACATCAAGACACTTCAACCTACCATCTTTTCCTCGTTTAAGGTCATTAATCAGAATTTGAGTACATAGTTATACATTGCTAGCTTTTGTTGTTGAAATTGTAGTGAATTGAACATCTTGTATAGCTTGCCACGGAGGCAGCTTTGGACGTAGAACTGTCAGATATTTGCATAGCCACTTCGGCTGCTCCAACCTTTTTACCGGCTCATTATTTTACAAAGCAAGATGAACGTGGAAATGTCGTGAGAGAATTCAACCTCGTTGACGGTGGCGTGGCTGCAAATAATCCGGTGAGATTCTTGAGACAGAACAAAAGATTTTGATTGAtgttaaaaaacttaaatt encodes:
- the LOC114174355 gene encoding patatin-like protein 3 is translated as MENVSSPEIPVSKDENFITVLSIDGGGIRGIIPGVLLAYLESQLQELDGEDARLADYFDVIAGTSTGGLVAAMLTAPNPNANKRPLFSAKEIVPFYLQKSPQIFPHTRGVFGWLKNIAKTLTGPKYDGKYLHELIRKKLGDTKLHQTLTNVVIPTFDIKTLQPTIFSSFKLATEAALDVELSDICIATSAAPTFLPAHYFTKQDERGNVVREFNLVDGGVAANNPTLVAIRELTKQIIRKPNEIGISPLNYDRFLVLSLGTGSNKKEHKYDAKMVSKWGILSWVFKSGFTPIIHCFSEASNDMVDYHNCVVFRALQSEDNYLRIQDDTLKGDLASLDVATEENLNNLVIVGEKLLKKKVTRVNLDTGLYEPVPDKGTNEEALKRFAKSLSDARKKKKFDSQDRN